A stretch of Arachis hypogaea cultivar Tifrunner chromosome 15, arahy.Tifrunner.gnm2.J5K5, whole genome shotgun sequence DNA encodes these proteins:
- the LOC140179405 gene encoding uncharacterized protein: MTAKMPRSRVQIKTLPVYRESEEVQGVRVLHRVFWSFYPCIVAFRHCKPLVQVDGTHLYGKYKGALLVAVAQDGNQNIVPVTFAIVEGYSRTEQEYNKNNQRLQERGEAYTQWCDEIGVERWVLAFDGGHRWGHMTTNLVECIHYVLKGARNLPVTAIVRSTFYRLNELFTRKSAEAHEHVCNGFTYSEFATKRVDENFRRAGSIVVNRFDRRNEVFEVREMPDGSVYTVNLAQRHCDCGHFQVERLPCRHVLACCANQRLDWQVYVHDVYKMSEICKVYRGEFVPMGDPYTWALYEGAKVIANWTLRRATKGRPKSTRYLNEMDSRDMRGPRRCTTCGKEGHSRSRCPQRAGPSSAGGQS; the protein is encoded by the exons ATGACTGCAAAGATGCCGAGGTCTCGTGTCCAGATAAAGACGCTCCCCGTTTACCGTGAGAGTGAGGAGGTTCAAGGTGTAAGAGTTTTGCATCGCGTTTTTTGGAGTTTCTATCCATGTATAGTAGCCTTCCGACATTGCAAGCCACTGGTGCAGGTTGATGGCACACACCTGTATGGAAAATATAAAGGTGCACTTCTAGTTGCCGTTGCACAAGATGGGAATCAAAATATTGTACCTGTTACATTTGCAATAGTCGAGG GATATTCGAGGACGGAACAGGAGTACAACAAGAACAACCAAAGGCTTCAAGAGCGGGGTGAGGCGTACACGCAATGGTGTGATGAGATCGGTGTTGAGAGATGGGTGTTGGCATTCGACGGGGGTCATCGTTGGGGACATATGACGACAAACTTGGTAGAGTGCATACATTATGTCCTGAAGGGTGCACGCAACCTTCCTGTGACTGCGATTGTTAGGTCTACTTTCTATCGGCTAAACGAGTTGTTCACTCGGAAGAGCGCCGAGGCTCATGAGCATGTTTGCAATGGATTCACGTATTCAGAATTTGCCACCAAAAGAGTAGATGAAAATTTTCGACGTGCAGGAAGCATTGTGGTCAATCGGTTTGACAGGCGCAACGAGGTGTTTGAGGTTCGTGAAATGCCAGATGGTTCCGTTTACACTGTTAATCTCGCACAACGACACTGCGACTGTGGCCATTTCCAAGTCGAGCGACTTCCATGTCGCCACGTCCTTGCATGTTGCGCTAACCAGCGTCTTGATTGGCAAGTATATGTGCATGACGTGTACAAGATGTCCGAAATTTGCAAGGTCTATAGAGGCGAGTTTGTCCCGATGGGTGACCCGTATACGTGGGCTCTATATGAAGGAGCGAAGGTGATCGCGAACTGGACATTGAGGCGCGCAACCAaaggaagacccaaatcaacccgctacttgaatgagatggattcgCGGGACATGCGTGGTCCTCGCCGGTGCACTACATGTGGTAAGGAGGGACATAGCCGGAGCCGATGTCCACAGCGCGCAGGTCCAAGCTCTGCCGGGGGTCAATCGTGA
- the LOC112749211 gene encoding uncharacterized protein, which translates to MAHSKHINKVLDRHSDETIANNRLRLKTSIDAIRWLAFQACAFRGDDESPGSLNRGNFIELIKLLASCNQNVNNVVLENAPGNAQYISPGVQKDILHIFARKVRAAIREEIGDSKFCIIIDEARDESKREQMSVVLRFIDKHGCVQERFFDLIHVSDTCSLTLKTEISSVLSRHNLDVQNLRGQGYDGASNMRGEWNGLQALFLKDCPFAYYIHCLAHRLQLALVSAAKEVCYVHQFFSKLTLIVNVVTVSPKRHDQLRVAQANNVANLIANDQIVTGSGLNQIGTLQRAGDTTWGSHLNSVRSLLCMFDATCEVLEKSSEEGNFSTRGDASAAYDAITSFEFVFVLHLMRNILEVSHDLCQALQRKNQDILNALTLVSTTKTLIQRMRESSWEAFIKEVILFCEKHEVEVSDMNAMHIPRRGRTRKIVDRISVEHHYRVNLFLAVIDTQLQEINGRFNDNMVELLTLSSTLDPRENYKLFSVNKVCELVERFYPGDFSDQEKFHIRMQAQHYELDVPNNIELTNLCTISELCQGLTKTGKSLTYPLIDRLIRLKIAERFDTDSIIDEFYDMKNRRVPLC; encoded by the exons ATGGCTCATTCTAAGCATATAAACAAAGTTCTTGATAGACATAGTGATGAAACTATTGCAAATAATCGCTTAAGGTTGAAGACATCTATTGATGCTATTCGATGGCTTGCATTTCAAGCATGTGCATTTAGAGGCGACGATGAAAGTCCTGGATCTTTGAATAGGGgaaattttattgagttaattaagCTTTTAGCTTCATGCAATCAGAATGTTAATAATGTTGTCCTTGAAAATGCTCCTGGAAATGCTCAATATATATCTCCTGGTGTTCAAAAAGATATATTGCATATCTTTGCTAGAAAAGTGCGTGCAGCAATTCGAGAAGAAATTGGTGattctaaattttgtataattattgatGAAGCAAGAGATGAGTCAAAGCGAGAACAAATGTCTGTGGTTTTGAGATTTATAGACAAGCACGGTTGTGTTCAAGAAAGATTTTTTGATCTTATACATGTTTCTGATACGTGTTCTTTGACATTGAAAACAGAAATTTCATCAGTTCTTTCTCGTCATAATCTTGATGTTCAAAATCTTAGGGGACAAGGGTATGATGGAGCTAGTAATATGCGTGGTGAatggaatggattgcaagctctaTTTTTGAAAGATTGCCCTTTTGCTTATTACATTCATTGTCTTGCTCATCGATTACAATTAGCACTTGTTTCTGCAGCCAAAGAAGTTTGTTATGTTcatcaattcttttcaaaacttacCCTAATTGTGAATGTTGTGACTGTTTCTCCTAAACGTCATGATCAGTTAAGGGTTGCTCAAGCAAATAATGTTGCAAACTTAATTGCCAATGATCAAATTGTGACAGGTAGTGGACTTAATCAAATTGGTACTTTGCAAAGAGCTGGAGATACTACATGGGGGTCTCATTTGAATTCTGTACGTAGCTTGCTATGCATGTTTGATGCTACTTGTGAAGTTCTtgaaaaaagcagtgaagaaggtAATTTCTCCACTCGTGGTGATGCTAGTGCTGCTTATGATGCTATCACATCCTTTGAATTTGTCTTTGTTTTGCATTTGATGAGAAATATTTTGGAAGTTAGTCATGATCTTTGTCAAGCTTTGCAACGAAAAAATCAAGACATATTGAATGCTTTAACTCTGGTTTCTACTACCAAGACTTTAATCCAACGAATGAGAGAATCAAGTTGGGAAGCTTTCATAAAAGAAGTTATATTATTTTGTGAGAAACATGAAGTTGAAGTTTCTGATATGAATGCAATGCATATTCCTAGAAGAGGCCGAACTCGCAAAATTGTTGACCGAATTTCAGTGGAGCATCATTACCGTGTTAATTTATTTCTGGCTGTAATTGATACACAGTTGCAAGAGATTAATGGAAGATTCAATGATAATATGGTGGAATTGCTTACTTTAAGTTCAACTTTAGATCCCAGAGAAAATTATAAGCTCTTCAGTGTCAACAAAGTATGTGAATTAGTAGAACGGTTTTATCCAGGCGACTTCAGTGACCAAGAGAAATTTCACATTAGAATGCAAGCtcaacattatgaacttgatgttCCTAATAATATTGAGTTAACTAACTTGTGCACAATTTCGGAGTTATGTCAAGGATTAACGAAGACAGGAAAGTCTTTAACATATCCTTTGATTGATCGTTTGATTCGCTTG AAGATTGCTGAAAGATTTGACACcgattctattatcgatgaattttatgatatgaagaaTCGACGTGTACCACTTTGTTAG